From a region of the Constantimarinum furrinae genome:
- the hemC gene encoding hydroxymethylbilane synthase: MKKVIRIGTRDSELALWQAETVQNGLEQLGYSTELVAVKSTGDLQLDQPLYELGITGIFTKTLDVAMLNGTVDIAVHSMKDVPTLLPEGIVQSAVLPRASSDDILVSNSEFKYDEPCTIATGSLRRKAQWLHRYPHHKVVGLRGNVNSRLKKLEDSGWQGAIFAKAGLERINLLPKHYTTLEWMIPAPAQGAMVIAALENDAYALEATQKLNDLNSEVCTHMEREFLKTLEGGCTAPIGAIAQIINDKIQFKGALFSLDGVTKLEIEKSVSINEFEDFGKKCALEILENGGKEVMESIRTKL, from the coding sequence ATGAAGAAAGTCATAAGAATAGGTACTCGTGACAGCGAACTGGCCTTATGGCAGGCAGAAACTGTACAAAACGGGTTAGAACAATTAGGCTATAGCACCGAGCTTGTTGCCGTAAAATCTACCGGAGACCTACAATTGGACCAACCGTTGTACGAGTTGGGAATTACCGGAATATTTACAAAAACGCTGGATGTCGCCATGTTAAATGGGACAGTAGATATAGCGGTGCATAGCATGAAAGATGTTCCAACACTGCTTCCAGAGGGAATAGTCCAATCGGCAGTATTGCCAAGAGCTTCTTCAGATGATATTCTTGTTTCGAATTCAGAATTCAAGTACGATGAGCCTTGCACAATCGCAACCGGAAGTTTACGTAGAAAAGCGCAGTGGCTCCACCGCTATCCACACCACAAAGTGGTGGGTTTACGTGGTAACGTAAACTCGAGGTTGAAAAAGCTCGAGGATAGCGGGTGGCAGGGGGCCATCTTTGCCAAAGCGGGATTGGAACGAATTAACTTATTACCTAAACACTATACAACTCTCGAATGGATGATTCCGGCTCCTGCACAAGGTGCCATGGTAATTGCTGCTTTAGAAAATGACGCCTACGCGCTTGAAGCGACTCAAAAGCTTAACGACTTAAATTCTGAAGTTTGCACACATATGGAGCGCGAGTTTTTGAAAACTCTGGAGGGGGGTTGTACGGCACCTATAGGCGCTATTGCTCAGATTATTAACGACAAGATTCAGTTTAAGGGAGCTTTATTTTCATTGGACGGAGTTACCAAACTTGAGATCGAAAAGTCTGTTTCCATAAACGAATTTGAAGACTTCGGAAAAAAGTGCGCTCTTGAAATATTGGAAAACGGGGGTAAGGAGGTCATGGAATCGATACGAACAAAGCTGTGA
- a CDS encoding uroporphyrinogen-III synthase codes for MLSTKKLSVSQMNLLLNAGISVIDYNAISIEFLDFAIPEGAKNAIFTSQNSVRAMLAKNLLDKAKDSPFQSIFCVGEKTKRLLEEHNQKVSFFAQNGSELANFIVNNDKNKLFHYFCGTRRRDELPEILKNENIELFEVKSYKTELNPIKFDQLFNGILFFSPSGVESFCLHNSMGNSMAFCIGETTASEAKKHTHNIKIANAATVESVIAKAVKILKEND; via the coding sequence GTGCTTTCAACAAAAAAATTAAGTGTGTCACAAATGAATCTGTTGTTGAATGCCGGTATTTCGGTCATCGATTACAACGCCATTTCGATTGAATTTTTGGATTTTGCCATTCCTGAAGGAGCAAAAAATGCCATTTTTACGAGTCAGAATTCGGTACGAGCGATGTTGGCAAAAAATCTTCTAGACAAGGCAAAAGATTCACCGTTTCAATCGATCTTCTGTGTAGGTGAAAAAACAAAGCGACTTTTAGAAGAACATAACCAAAAAGTGTCATTTTTTGCGCAAAATGGTTCAGAATTAGCAAATTTTATTGTAAATAATGATAAAAACAAGCTATTTCATTATTTCTGCGGAACAAGACGTAGAGATGAACTTCCTGAAATTCTAAAAAATGAAAATATCGAACTTTTTGAAGTAAAATCATACAAAACTGAGCTAAATCCGATTAAATTCGATCAATTATTCAACGGAATTCTGTTTTTTAGTCCGAGTGGCGTTGAAAGTTTCTGTTTACACAATTCCATGGGAAACAGCATGGCATTTTGTATTGGAGAAACTACCGCTTCCGAAGCAAAAAAACATACCCATAATATAAAAATCGCCAATGCTGCAACTGTGGAGAGTGTGATCGCAAAGGCTGTGAAAATTTTAAAGGAAAATGATTAA
- the hemE gene encoding uroporphyrinogen decarboxylase, with translation MIKNDLFLQALRGETVDRPPVWMMRQAGRYLPEFMEIKAKYDFFTRCQTPELASEITVQPIRRYGMDAAILFSDILVIPQAMNIDVEMKPGIGPWLPDPIRSQKDLDRVVVPDIDDTLGYVMEAIKMTKEKLNDEIPLIGFAGSPWTILCYCVQGQGSKNFDKAKEFCFTQPTAAHELLQKITDTTILYLKKKVTAGVNAVQVFDSWGGMLSPTDYQEFSWQYIQQIIDALKDETHVIAFGKGCWFALDTMAKSGASALGVDWTCSAKNARYLSGGKITLQGNFDPTRLFSPPSEIKRMVTQMINEFGKDRYIVNLGHGILPNIPLENAGAFIEAVKEYKVE, from the coding sequence ATGATTAAAAACGATCTTTTTTTACAAGCCCTTAGAGGAGAAACTGTGGACCGTCCGCCGGTGTGGATGATGCGACAGGCAGGAAGGTATCTTCCCGAATTTATGGAAATTAAGGCTAAATACGACTTTTTCACCCGTTGCCAAACACCCGAACTTGCCAGTGAGATCACCGTTCAACCTATACGTAGATACGGTATGGATGCAGCCATACTATTTAGTGATATTCTTGTCATTCCACAGGCGATGAACATAGACGTTGAAATGAAACCCGGTATCGGACCCTGGTTGCCAGATCCCATACGTAGTCAGAAAGATCTGGACCGTGTTGTCGTACCCGATATAGACGACACCCTCGGTTATGTGATGGAGGCTATTAAAATGACCAAGGAAAAACTCAATGATGAGATTCCGTTAATTGGTTTTGCGGGGAGTCCGTGGACAATTCTTTGTTATTGTGTGCAGGGACAGGGCAGCAAGAATTTCGACAAAGCCAAAGAATTTTGCTTTACTCAACCGACGGCAGCACATGAACTATTACAAAAGATCACCGATACCACAATTTTATATCTGAAGAAAAAAGTTACGGCCGGAGTCAACGCAGTTCAGGTATTCGACAGCTGGGGTGGTATGTTGTCGCCTACGGACTATCAGGAATTTAGCTGGCAGTACATACAACAGATCATCGATGCCCTAAAAGATGAAACCCATGTGATCGCTTTTGGAAAGGGATGTTGGTTTGCTTTAGACACTATGGCAAAAAGTGGTGCTTCAGCGTTGGGTGTAGATTGGACCTGTTCTGCTAAGAACGCACGTTATCTTAGCGGTGGTAAAATTACTCTTCAGGGAAATTTCGATCCTACAAGACTCTTTAGTCCGCCGTCAGAAATTAAACGCATGGTGACTCAAATGATCAACGAATTTGGAAAAGACCGATATATTGTAAATTTAGGTCATGGAATTTTGCCTAATATTCCGTTGGAAAATGCAGGAGCATTTATTGAAGCCGTAAAAGAATACAAAGTAGAATAG
- a CDS encoding DUF6973 domain-containing protein, which produces MNIWKRISTLSLSQLVQFGFIFLKKPLLIIPTLKATKQTFSICNRLYGKAHHRGNKANAFRHALWNVLICQKTLKITKNDEKSEFWAKKVTDLYEKVTKNDPLDQAMDLHNNNIGRVVFRSKTFKNDTEIINFLQNMAENAQKVSKMNEIEDSEENLIYIAH; this is translated from the coding sequence GTGAATATCTGGAAGCGAATAAGCACCTTAAGTTTGAGCCAATTGGTTCAATTTGGTTTTATTTTTCTGAAAAAACCCTTGCTTATAATTCCAACATTGAAAGCGACAAAACAAACATTTTCAATCTGTAATCGGCTGTACGGGAAAGCGCATCACAGAGGTAATAAAGCAAACGCGTTCCGACACGCCTTATGGAATGTGTTGATTTGCCAAAAAACACTAAAAATCACAAAAAATGATGAAAAAAGTGAATTTTGGGCTAAAAAAGTGACCGATTTATACGAAAAAGTAACAAAAAACGACCCATTGGACCAAGCCATGGACCTCCATAATAATAACATAGGACGCGTTGTTTTTAGGTCAAAAACCTTTAAAAATGACACGGAAATCATCAATTTTCTTCAAAATATGGCCGAAAATGCTCAAAAAGTCTCGAAAATGAATGAAATTGAAGATTCTGAAGAAAATCTAATCTATATCGCCCATTAA
- a CDS encoding EI24 domain-containing protein: protein MIKNIISGIKAYGGSFKLIGTLNLWPYFLVPIGISLITASIIGFAAWGLSDNIGGLISKIWFWEWGAETFRTISDILGAFIVIAIGLILYKHIVMALSAPFMSPVSEIIETHISGADHLHRDTSFSQQLWRGTRVNIRNLMMELLLTIPILLIGFIPIIGFISTILLFLVQSYYAGFGNMDYTLERHLKYKESVQFVKRHRGFAIGNGIVFMAMLLIPIVGIILVLPLSVTAASTVTVDLLWEKPTLKVVQPS, encoded by the coding sequence ATGATAAAAAATATTATTAGCGGTATTAAAGCCTACGGAGGTAGTTTCAAATTAATTGGAACTCTCAACCTATGGCCCTACTTTTTGGTTCCCATTGGTATTAGTTTGATCACAGCCTCAATAATAGGATTTGCAGCCTGGGGGTTATCGGACAATATTGGCGGATTGATTTCAAAAATCTGGTTCTGGGAATGGGGTGCCGAAACATTTAGAACTATTAGCGATATTTTAGGAGCTTTTATTGTAATCGCCATCGGTCTTATCCTTTATAAACATATTGTAATGGCCTTAAGCGCCCCGTTTATGAGTCCGGTTTCCGAAATTATAGAAACACATATTAGCGGAGCAGACCATCTCCATAGAGACACATCCTTTTCCCAGCAATTGTGGCGCGGAACCCGTGTTAACATAAGGAATTTAATGATGGAACTACTACTAACCATCCCTATTTTACTCATTGGTTTTATCCCCATTATAGGGTTTATATCGACAATTTTACTCTTTTTGGTTCAATCGTATTACGCCGGCTTCGGAAATATGGACTATACTTTGGAAAGACATTTAAAATACAAAGAAAGTGTGCAATTTGTAAAAAGACATCGCGGATTTGCCATTGGAAACGGAATAGTTTTTATGGCAATGTTACTTATCCCCATTGTTGGGATCATCTTAGTATTACCGCTCTCCGTGACCGCTGCAAGTACTGTAACGGTTGATCTCCTTTGGGAAAAACCAACGCTTAAAGTCGTTCAGCCATCATGA
- the hemF gene encoding oxygen-dependent coproporphyrinogen oxidase has translation MKDQFVNYITQFQNSITSQLEKVDGKAIFIEDLWKRPEGGGGRSRIIENGAVFEKGGVNTSEVFGKLPESMQRYFGVEEADFFACGLSLVLHPVNPFVPTVHANWRYFELYDAKGNIVTQWFGGGQDLTPYYLFEEDARHFHTVCKRSCDAHHPNFYEHYKKRCDEYFYNAHRKEARGIGGLFFDYLKETESMSMQQWYEFITETGNNFLNSYLPIVEKRKSTPYSEENRYWQEIRRGRYVEFNLVHDKGTLFGLKTNGRIESILMSLPPKVQWKYNHQPKPGSEEEKLINVLKNPKDWV, from the coding sequence ATGAAAGATCAATTTGTAAACTATATCACCCAATTCCAGAATTCCATCACGTCTCAACTGGAAAAAGTGGATGGAAAAGCTATATTTATCGAAGATCTCTGGAAAAGACCGGAAGGTGGAGGCGGAAGGTCCAGGATCATAGAAAATGGTGCGGTCTTCGAAAAAGGGGGTGTCAATACAAGTGAAGTCTTCGGAAAACTCCCCGAATCCATGCAGCGGTATTTTGGCGTGGAAGAAGCCGATTTTTTTGCCTGTGGTCTTAGTCTGGTGCTTCACCCGGTAAATCCCTTTGTTCCAACAGTACATGCCAATTGGCGTTATTTTGAATTATACGACGCAAAAGGAAACATCGTCACTCAATGGTTTGGTGGCGGCCAGGATCTTACTCCTTATTACCTTTTTGAAGAGGATGCCCGTCATTTTCATACGGTGTGCAAACGTTCCTGTGATGCACATCATCCTAATTTCTACGAACACTATAAAAAACGTTGCGATGAATACTTTTATAACGCCCATCGCAAGGAAGCCCGGGGTATTGGAGGATTGTTCTTCGATTATTTAAAGGAAACTGAATCGATGAGCATGCAACAATGGTATGAGTTTATTACCGAAACAGGGAATAATTTCCTCAATTCCTATCTTCCAATCGTGGAAAAGCGCAAATCGACGCCTTATTCCGAAGAAAACCGATACTGGCAGGAAATTAGGCGAGGACGTTATGTAGAATTCAACCTTGTGCATGATAAAGGAACGCTATTCGGACTAAAAACCAACGGTCGAATAGAAAGTATCCTAATGAGCCTTCCTCCCAAAGTACAATGGAAATACAACCACCAACCCAAACCGGGAAGTGAAGAGGAAAAACTTATAAATGTGCTGAAAAACCCAAAAGACTGGGTTTAA
- the hemB gene encoding porphobilinogen synthase has translation MYPIRRNRRLRTSEAIRSLVRETIITPNDFLVPIFIVEGKGVKEEIASMPGYYRYSLDLLPVEIKELWSLGLKSVLLFVKVPDNLKDNTGKEALNANGLMQRAIQTVKNTVPEMLVMTDVALDPYSVFGHDGIVSEAKVINDDTNAVLAEMALSHAKAGADFVAPSDMMDGRIFEIRSLLEDEGFHDTGIMSYSAKYASAFYGPFRDALDSAPVDKKDIPKDKKTYQMDPANRREALKETLMDIDEGADIVMVKPGLCYLDIVRDIREAVDVPVAVYQVSGEYAMLKAAAAKGWLEHDAVMMEQVTAIKRAGAHIIASYFAKDVVKLIQ, from the coding sequence ATGTATCCAATCCGAAGAAACCGCCGTTTACGAACGTCCGAAGCTATTAGAAGTCTGGTAAGAGAAACCATCATCACTCCCAATGACTTTTTGGTTCCTATTTTCATCGTAGAAGGCAAAGGTGTAAAAGAAGAAATTGCATCCATGCCGGGATATTACAGATACAGCTTGGATCTGCTTCCCGTCGAGATCAAGGAATTATGGTCTCTGGGACTAAAAAGTGTACTGCTCTTTGTAAAAGTTCCCGATAATTTAAAGGACAATACCGGGAAAGAAGCCTTAAATGCCAACGGACTCATGCAACGCGCCATTCAAACGGTTAAAAATACGGTTCCTGAAATGCTTGTAATGACCGATGTAGCCCTCGATCCTTACTCGGTGTTTGGTCACGACGGAATCGTTTCCGAAGCAAAAGTCATCAATGACGACACCAACGCAGTACTCGCAGAAATGGCATTGTCTCACGCCAAAGCCGGGGCCGATTTTGTGGCGCCCAGTGATATGATGGATGGACGAATCTTTGAAATTCGAAGTCTGCTGGAAGACGAAGGATTCCACGACACCGGAATTATGAGTTACAGTGCAAAATACGCTTCAGCTTTTTACGGACCCTTCCGCGATGCGCTCGATTCGGCTCCGGTAGACAAGAAAGACATTCCGAAGGACAAAAAAACGTATCAGATGGATCCTGCCAACCGAAGAGAAGCATTAAAAGAAACTTTGATGGATATAGACGAGGGTGCAGATATTGTAATGGTGAAACCGGGATTGTGCTATCTGGATATTGTGAGGGATATTCGTGAAGCTGTAGATGTGCCCGTGGCGGTTTATCAGGTAAGTGGCGAATATGCTATGTTAAAAGCGGCGGCAGCCAAGGGTTGGCTGGAGCACGATGCTGTGATGATGGAACAAGTCACTGCGATTAAAAGAGCCGGGGCACATATCATTGCGAGTTACTTTGCTAAAGATGTCGTGAAATTAATTCAGTAA
- a CDS encoding DinB family protein, translated as MKNTFFTLLIALVITMPYQAQQITPKDAFLEKWENSKIYLLGIAEVMPADQYNFKPTERQMSFKEQLLHIKSNMDWLSTTYFSSEEYDRTKKYLPATKEETILLLASSFDKVTERILNTSEEDFLTTAEFFAGEKSKLQILNLLQDHVTHHRGQLIVYLNLKKIEPPSYVGW; from the coding sequence ATGAAAAATACCTTTTTTACCCTACTTATAGCACTCGTTATTACAATGCCTTACCAAGCTCAGCAAATTACGCCCAAAGATGCGTTTCTTGAAAAATGGGAAAATTCTAAAATTTATTTGCTGGGAATTGCCGAAGTAATGCCGGCCGATCAATACAATTTTAAACCTACTGAAAGGCAAATGAGTTTTAAAGAGCAACTCCTTCATATTAAGAGCAATATGGATTGGTTGAGTACTACTTATTTTTCTTCGGAAGAATACGATCGTACCAAAAAATATCTTCCTGCAACCAAAGAAGAAACTATTTTACTGCTTGCTTCCTCTTTTGACAAGGTTACAGAACGCATTCTGAATACTTCAGAAGAAGACTTTTTAACCACCGCGGAGTTCTTTGCCGGAGAAAAAAGTAAGCTTCAAATCCTTAATTTACTGCAAGACCATGTGACACACCACCGAGGACAATTAATCGTTTATCTTAACCTTAAAAAAATTGAACCACCTTCTTATGTAGGTTGGTAA
- a CDS encoding CNNM domain-containing protein yields MTLLIVYALLSIFFSFLCSILEAALLSFTPTFIKIKTKEGRGYAKTLANYKKDIDQPLIAILTLNTIAHTVGAILVGVQAEKLPYKVEFWGINIVGIVSAIMTLLILVVSEIIPKTIGATYWKKLGRFTAIFLNVIIIPLKYTGILWILTLTTKLIGKSAHVSTMSREEFLAITDAAEQEGVFEENESAVIKNLLIFKSVTAKNVMTPFPVVISEDESVTLSEFHEQNKSLRFSRIPVYEGRSHNITGFILRDDLLEEIVEEHGDKPLSEIKREMTVVQSDTPIPDLFDTFIKQRAHIALVVDEFGNTTGIVTMEDIIETLLGLEIMDESDDIEDMQVQARKNWERRAKRMGINLQDSSEENE; encoded by the coding sequence ATGACGCTTTTAATAGTTTACGCCTTACTTTCCATCTTTTTTTCTTTTTTATGCTCCATTTTGGAAGCTGCCTTGCTTAGTTTTACGCCAACATTTATTAAAATAAAAACTAAGGAAGGACGAGGATACGCCAAAACACTTGCAAATTATAAAAAAGATATCGATCAGCCATTGATCGCAATACTAACCCTAAACACCATTGCGCACACGGTGGGTGCAATTCTAGTTGGGGTTCAGGCCGAAAAATTACCTTACAAAGTCGAATTTTGGGGAATCAACATTGTTGGGATCGTATCGGCGATCATGACCCTACTCATTTTAGTGGTTTCAGAGATCATCCCAAAAACTATTGGAGCTACCTACTGGAAAAAACTAGGTCGATTTACGGCAATCTTCCTCAACGTCATCATCATCCCGCTGAAATATACAGGAATCCTGTGGATCCTTACCCTTACCACCAAGCTTATCGGGAAATCGGCACATGTAAGTACCATGAGTAGAGAAGAATTTCTGGCCATTACCGATGCAGCGGAACAGGAAGGCGTTTTTGAAGAAAACGAAAGTGCTGTTATTAAAAACCTTCTCATTTTTAAATCGGTAACGGCAAAAAATGTTATGACGCCGTTTCCGGTAGTTATTTCTGAAGATGAATCGGTGACACTTTCCGAATTTCACGAACAAAACAAAAGCTTACGCTTTTCCCGAATTCCGGTGTATGAAGGTAGAAGTCATAACATCACCGGCTTTATTCTTCGGGACGACCTTTTGGAAGAAATTGTGGAAGAACACGGTGACAAACCGCTTAGCGAAATTAAACGTGAAATGACTGTGGTGCAGAGTGACACCCCCATTCCCGACTTGTTTGATACATTTATAAAACAACGTGCACATATTGCGCTGGTCGTCGATGAATTTGGAAATACCACAGGCATCGTTACCATGGAAGACATTATAGAAACCTTGCTGGGTCTTGAGATCATGGATGAAAGTGACGACATTGAAGATATGCAAGTTCAGGCGCGAAAAAACTGGGAAAGACGTGCCAAACGAATGGGAATCAATCTTCAGGACTCCTCTGAAGAGAATGAATAA
- a CDS encoding methylated-DNA--[protein]-cysteine S-methyltransferase translates to MKTAQIQTPIGILEITGDEFGIISVVFIDSNVSPSKEVPSELEAAVTQLTEYFKGQRDQFELKLAPQGTDFQKKVWETLQEIPFGKTSSYQKVANVLGDPKVIRAAASANGKNPISIIIPCHRVIGSDGSLTGYAGGLHRKKWLLAHENPVKQGELF, encoded by the coding sequence ATGAAAACAGCTCAAATACAGACTCCAATAGGAATTCTGGAAATAACCGGTGATGAATTTGGAATTATTTCTGTAGTTTTTATAGATTCTAACGTGTCCCCTTCAAAAGAAGTCCCTTCAGAATTGGAAGCAGCCGTAACCCAACTCACCGAATATTTTAAAGGCCAGCGCGATCAATTTGAGCTCAAACTTGCTCCGCAAGGCACCGATTTTCAGAAAAAAGTATGGGAAACATTGCAAGAGATACCCTTCGGGAAAACAAGCTCCTATCAAAAAGTAGCTAATGTCCTCGGTGACCCCAAAGTAATCCGCGCAGCGGCTTCAGCAAACGGCAAAAACCCCATTTCCATCATCATTCCCTGTCACCGCGTGATTGGAAGCGACGGTTCCTTAACGGGATATGCCGGCGGACTTCACCGCAAAAAGTGGCTCCTGGCTCATGAAAATCCGGTGAAACAGGGGGAATTATTCTAA
- a CDS encoding serine hydrolase domain-containing protein yields MKRFLKWFIALLVLVIGMLYITDYDYILKGVRVVYFTGHTTAFIDDHSYFENEVIPASSNPRPWPLHKDYNNTKPSAKLISTNEELGTVAFLIIKNDSIWYEHYAEAYGTSSQTNSFSMAKSITTILLGKAIADGYISGIDQEVGDFFSKYKGSGMTVGDLSSMASGLNWDESYTSPFSITARSYYDDDLAETILGLEVVEKPGTYFKYLSGNTQLLAMVIEKAVGKPLPDYLNESLWQPLGMEKPALWQLDDAENRLVKAYCCIASNARDFGRFGKLFKDKGLWNGQQLIDSSFVQLASKPRFPESPEYGYGFWLSDHLNKDIFVMRGILGQYVITIPEDDIIIIRLGHQRGEKNDQPFSSDFYIYVEEVYKMLNE; encoded by the coding sequence ATGAAAAGATTTCTGAAATGGTTTATAGCATTACTCGTTCTTGTTATAGGTATGCTGTATATCACCGATTATGATTACATCTTAAAGGGCGTACGCGTGGTCTATTTTACAGGACACACCACAGCTTTTATCGATGATCACTCTTATTTTGAAAACGAAGTAATTCCCGCTAGTTCTAATCCGCGGCCCTGGCCGCTGCATAAAGATTACAATAACACCAAACCTTCAGCAAAACTGATATCTACCAATGAAGAGCTTGGCACTGTTGCTTTTCTCATCATTAAAAACGACAGTATTTGGTATGAACATTATGCTGAGGCCTATGGAACCTCCTCCCAAACGAACTCCTTTTCCATGGCAAAGAGTATTACGACCATATTGTTAGGAAAAGCGATTGCCGACGGATATATTTCGGGGATAGATCAGGAAGTTGGGGATTTCTTTAGTAAATATAAGGGTTCCGGGATGACGGTAGGAGATCTTTCATCCATGGCATCAGGTCTCAATTGGGATGAATCCTATACCAGTCCGTTTAGCATTACCGCCCGATCCTATTATGACGATGATCTTGCAGAAACCATACTCGGGCTGGAAGTTGTTGAAAAGCCAGGAACCTATTTTAAGTACTTAAGCGGTAACACCCAGTTATTGGCTATGGTGATTGAAAAAGCGGTTGGCAAACCATTACCTGACTATCTGAACGAAAGTCTATGGCAGCCCCTGGGAATGGAAAAACCTGCACTATGGCAATTGGACGATGCAGAAAACCGATTGGTTAAAGCCTACTGTTGTATTGCTTCCAATGCCCGTGACTTTGGACGGTTCGGGAAACTTTTTAAGGATAAAGGACTGTGGAATGGACAACAGTTGATCGATTCTTCCTTTGTTCAGCTCGCGTCCAAACCAAGATTTCCAGAAAGTCCCGAATACGGCTATGGATTCTGGTTGAGCGATCATTTAAACAAGGACATTTTCGTAATGAGAGGAATTCTGGGGCAATATGTGATTACTATTCCTGAAGATGATATTATCATTATTAGGCTCGGACACCAGCGGGGTGAAAAAAATGATCAACCCTTTAGCTCAGATTTCTACATATATGTGGAAGAGGTGTATAAAATGCTCAACGAATAG
- a CDS encoding 3'-5' exonuclease: MLKRMNLEHILFLDIETVPQIENFNDLDPVSQTLWEQKTQYQRKEEFTPEEFYERAGIWAEFGRIICISVGYFKMTGDVRSFRITSFHGEEPLILKEFKILLETHFNRPHHLLCAHNGKEFDFPYIARRMIINSIDIPFKLNLFGKKPWEVPHLDTLELWKFGDYKTFTSLKLMAHVLGIPSPKDDIDGSDVRDVYYNEKDLDRIIEYCEKDTLTVAQIFLRLRNEEILDDNEVVSI, translated from the coding sequence ATGCTAAAAAGAATGAATCTGGAACATATCCTGTTTTTGGATATTGAAACCGTTCCGCAAATTGAGAATTTTAACGATCTGGATCCGGTGTCCCAAACCCTTTGGGAACAGAAAACGCAATACCAGCGCAAGGAAGAATTTACCCCGGAGGAATTTTATGAACGTGCCGGAATCTGGGCCGAATTTGGCCGGATCATTTGTATTTCAGTGGGCTATTTTAAAATGACTGGGGATGTGAGAAGCTTTAGAATTACGAGTTTTCATGGAGAAGAACCTCTCATTTTAAAGGAATTCAAAATATTATTGGAAACCCATTTTAACCGACCGCATCATTTGCTGTGTGCCCATAACGGTAAGGAATTCGATTTTCCGTATATCGCCCGAAGAATGATCATTAACAGCATAGATATTCCATTTAAACTGAATCTCTTCGGAAAAAAACCCTGGGAAGTACCTCATCTAGACACACTCGAACTATGGAAATTTGGTGACTACAAGACGTTCACTTCATTAAAGCTAATGGCTCATGTTTTGGGGATTCCATCCCCTAAGGACGATATTGACGGGAGCGATGTTCGCGACGTCTATTACAATGAAAAGGATCTGGATCGAATTATAGAATACTGTGAAAAAGATACCTTAACAGTAGCTCAGATCTTTTTGCGTCTTCGCAATGAAGAAATTCTCGACGATAATGAAGTGGTTTCCATTTAA